The following are encoded together in the Raineyella sp. LH-20 genome:
- a CDS encoding L-rhamnose mutarotase: MTAASATAASASTTADGTAAEAARVRHLLDTTAARSPRRSCFLLRVRPDKLADYLEIHQRVWSEMLQALSACGWHDYSLFVDPDTGLVVGYFESDDADAARRAMAATAVNTRWQAEMAQYFQQPDGGTDRILSQYFFLP; encoded by the coding sequence GTGACCGCCGCCAGCGCCACCGCCGCCAGCGCCAGCACCACCGCCGACGGCACCGCCGCCGAGGCCGCCAGGGTGCGCCACCTGCTCGACACCACCGCGGCCCGGTCGCCGCGTCGCAGCTGCTTCCTGCTGCGCGTCCGTCCGGACAAGCTCGCCGACTACCTCGAGATCCATCAGCGGGTCTGGTCGGAGATGCTCCAGGCCCTGTCGGCCTGCGGCTGGCACGACTACTCGCTGTTCGTCGACCCGGACACCGGTCTGGTGGTCGGCTACTTCGAATCCGACGACGCCGACGCGGCCCGTCGAGCGATGGCCGCCACGGCGGTGAACACCCGCTGGCAGGCCGAGATGGCCCAGTACTTCCAGCAACCCGACGGGGGCACCGACCGGATCCTGTCCCAGTACTTCTTCCTGCCCTGA